The Stratiformator vulcanicus genome has a segment encoding these proteins:
- a CDS encoding ATP-binding cassette domain-containing protein gives MQINVSYPTLPKVPSSHASLVMDHFGLTFDTAEHVVARDLHLPIEPGQIVAFTGPSGSGKSSLLRTAAAELDGVINAATIELPDTLVCDALGLPFEKAVELLSLVGLSEPRLMLRTPAELSDGQRFRFRIAAAFAQKPQWIVIDEFTATLDRTLAKVIAFNVRRLSEKQGIGFLVATTHEDIAEDLTPDLHVRCDLDGEPVISTNLETNSELIAATASRHSRPSIHEGDRTRAPRGAGCSKRISFADRCVITTGSRLDWPYFTRWHYRSHNLGSVRFVTVLWHDDRPIGICVFASPPLSLAQRNRFFRRKSRWSRLGLRVLNRQLVHLSRVVLHPTYRGAGLAAAFVRQSCEAVPFPWVETLAAMGNINPLFERAGFTRVGSSTTTNSDRRRHSAIYGSPTKRHGPASKQKRLLSQESHIKSRFAAPVYYVFDNRSEFERRRSAGRTAE, from the coding sequence ATGCAAATTAACGTTTCGTATCCGACCTTGCCGAAGGTGCCGTCCTCTCATGCTTCGCTCGTGATGGACCACTTCGGTTTGACCTTTGACACCGCCGAGCATGTCGTCGCAAGGGATTTACACTTGCCGATCGAACCGGGGCAGATCGTCGCCTTCACCGGGCCGAGCGGATCAGGCAAATCGAGCCTATTGCGGACCGCGGCTGCGGAACTGGACGGCGTTATCAATGCGGCGACGATCGAACTGCCCGACACCCTCGTGTGCGATGCACTCGGGCTGCCGTTTGAGAAGGCCGTCGAACTGCTGAGTCTCGTCGGCCTCAGCGAACCGCGGCTGATGCTGCGGACGCCTGCGGAACTGAGCGACGGGCAGCGGTTCCGCTTCCGCATCGCCGCGGCCTTTGCCCAGAAGCCGCAGTGGATCGTGATCGACGAGTTCACCGCCACGCTCGACCGGACGCTGGCAAAGGTGATCGCCTTCAATGTCCGCCGACTGTCAGAGAAACAGGGCATCGGGTTTCTCGTCGCGACCACGCATGAAGACATCGCGGAAGACCTTACGCCTGACCTTCACGTCCGCTGCGACCTCGACGGCGAGCCGGTGATCAGCACAAACTTAGAAACAAATTCAGAACTCATTGCGGCAACGGCCTCGCGACATTCCCGCCCTTCAATTCACGAAGGAGATCGGACGCGGGCCCCCCGTGGAGCAGGATGCTCCAAGCGAATCAGTTTCGCCGACCGCTGCGTGATCACGACCGGATCGCGGCTCGACTGGCCGTATTTCACTCGGTGGCATTATCGCAGCCACAACCTCGGCTCGGTCCGCTTCGTGACGGTGCTGTGGCACGACGACCGACCGATCGGCATCTGCGTTTTCGCCAGCCCGCCCCTTTCACTCGCGCAACGAAACCGCTTCTTCAGGAGGAAGTCGCGATGGTCGCGGCTCGGCCTGCGTGTCCTCAATCGGCAACTCGTCCACCTCTCCCGCGTGGTGCTCCACCCGACATATCGCGGAGCCGGTCTCGCCGCGGCCTTCGTTCGTCAAAGCTGTGAAGCAGTCCCGTTTCCGTGGGTCGAAACACTTGCCGCGATGGGAAACATCAACCCACTGTTCGAAAGAGCCGGCTTCACGCGAGTCGGCTCATCCACAACGACGAACAGCGATCGGCGACGTCACTCCGCAATCTACGGCTCACCGACCAAACGACATGGCCCGGCCTCGAAACAAAAGCGGCTCCTCTCGCAAGAGTCTCACATCAAAAGCCGCTTCGCCGCCCCCGTCTACTACGTGTTCGACAACCGATCCGAATTCGAACGCCGGCGCAGTGCAGGGCGAACAGCCGAATGA
- a CDS encoding ParB N-terminal domain-containing protein has protein sequence MQLVDIPIDQLVPAPYNPRIELKPGMAEYERLKRSLTEFELVQPIVWNRRTGYVVGGHQRLSILKARGDAIAPCVIVDLDPAREKALNVTLNNERVGGDWEPDKLIDVLADLEELPDFDATLTGFSADELDELLMIPQTDPPVEEPSTESDTVTAELTIPIERWERIRPEIDRVVATHSLELHVRMPNSSEA, from the coding sequence ATGCAACTCGTAGACATCCCGATCGATCAACTCGTCCCCGCCCCTTACAACCCGCGTATCGAACTCAAGCCCGGAATGGCCGAATACGAGCGGCTGAAGCGGTCGTTGACCGAGTTTGAGCTCGTTCAGCCGATCGTATGGAACCGTCGCACCGGCTATGTCGTCGGCGGGCATCAGCGATTGTCAATTTTGAAGGCGCGCGGAGATGCGATCGCGCCGTGCGTGATCGTCGACCTCGATCCTGCTCGCGAAAAAGCACTCAATGTCACGCTCAACAACGAACGCGTCGGCGGCGACTGGGAGCCCGACAAGCTGATTGACGTCTTGGCCGACCTCGAAGAACTGCCCGACTTCGACGCCACGCTCACCGGCTTCAGTGCGGATGAGTTGGACGAATTACTGATGATCCCGCAAACGGACCCGCCGGTCGAGGAGCCTTCGACCGAGAGCGATACCGTCACGGCGGAATTAACCATCCCCATTGAGCGGTGGGAACGGATCCGCCCAGAGATTGACCGAGTCGTGGCAACGCACTCGTTGGAACTCCACGTCCGGATGCCAAATTCGTCCGAGGCATGA